The following are encoded together in the Capsulimonas corticalis genome:
- a CDS encoding RBBP9/YdeN family alpha/beta hydrolase: MSDVFLVLHGWGGNKPEHWQEHLVLGLKNAGADVRYPTLPDPKNPDLDAWMTALHAVLDEIPADSALTVLAHSLGAILWIHHAAMSETLSHGPQAARVLLVAPPYVIREIPPLDAPPGAANFFPPPLSKAGIATIGKETVIIASDTDDYATFDQTSAYAGGLDVPIEKLSGAGHISPYYGYGEWPWALEWALGRAELPPLTNK, translated from the coding sequence ATGAGCGACGTCTTTCTCGTACTGCACGGCTGGGGAGGCAACAAGCCTGAGCACTGGCAGGAGCACCTTGTCCTGGGACTCAAGAACGCGGGCGCCGATGTCCGGTATCCCACATTACCCGACCCCAAGAACCCGGACCTGGACGCCTGGATGACCGCGCTGCACGCCGTGCTGGATGAAATCCCGGCGGACTCCGCGCTGACAGTCCTGGCCCATTCGCTAGGCGCGATCTTGTGGATACACCATGCGGCGATGTCGGAGACGCTTTCCCATGGTCCGCAGGCGGCGCGCGTGCTGCTGGTCGCGCCGCCATATGTGATCCGTGAGATCCCGCCGCTGGATGCGCCGCCCGGAGCCGCGAACTTCTTCCCGCCTCCGCTCAGCAAAGCGGGGATTGCGACGATCGGCAAGGAGACCGTTATCATCGCCTCCGACACCGATGACTATGCGACCTTCGACCAGACATCCGCTTACGCCGGCGGTCTGGATGTCCCGATCGAAAAACTTTCGGGCGCCGGCCACATCTCCCCCTATTACGGCTACGGCGAGTGGCCCTGGGCGCTGGAGTGGGCGCTGGGCCGCGCAGAACTGCCGCCGCTGACGAACAAATAA
- a CDS encoding RBBP9/YdeN family alpha/beta hydrolase yields MSHQIFLILHGRGGSGPGHWQSHLAQDLTNAGADVRYPQFPTPDDPDLTEWLRMLRGVLEQIPADAKLTVFAHSLGSILWMHHAAAFAENDGPKADRVLLVAPPYIVREIPLAGQPTGTTRFYPPPMSAGGIAAAGRETAIVASDTDDFATFAQTQAYAAALDIPIHLLCGAGHISPFYGYGAWPWVLDWALGRAALPPLPNTNE; encoded by the coding sequence ATGTCTCATCAGATCTTTCTGATTTTGCACGGCCGGGGCGGCAGCGGTCCGGGGCATTGGCAATCGCATCTCGCGCAGGACCTGACTAATGCGGGCGCGGATGTCCGATATCCGCAGTTTCCCACGCCGGACGATCCCGATCTTACCGAGTGGCTGCGTATGCTGCGCGGCGTCTTGGAGCAAATCCCCGCCGATGCGAAGCTGACGGTTTTCGCGCATTCGCTGGGAAGCATTTTGTGGATGCATCACGCGGCGGCGTTCGCGGAGAACGATGGGCCGAAGGCGGATCGAGTGCTGCTGGTCGCGCCGCCGTATATCGTGCGGGAGATTCCATTGGCGGGGCAGCCGACAGGAACGACGCGGTTTTATCCGCCGCCGATGAGCGCAGGCGGGATTGCGGCGGCGGGGCGTGAAACGGCGATCGTGGCGTCGGATACGGATGACTTCGCGACATTCGCGCAGACCCAGGCATACGCCGCCGCGCTCGATATTCCAATTCATTTGCTTTGCGGCGCCGGGCATATCTCGCCATTTTATGGCTACGGCGCGTGGCCCTGGGTGCTGGATTGGGCGTTGGGTCGCGCGGCTTTGCCGCCGTTGCCAAATACGAACGAGTGA